From Dethiosulfovibrio faecalis, the proteins below share one genomic window:
- a CDS encoding C69 family dipeptidase produces the protein MISFGIALLLVAASLFLIPTKARGCTCIVAGKNASATGRVLVGHNEDDSGRCVMAHHLVPPVDRPVGTATSFEPCSASIDRSGRSLGYIWSQARSVPALSGADCFLNEKGVFVASDSCRHSRQDNEPDLSNGGLVYGLRISIAERARSARDGVKIAADLIERYGYDNTGRCYIIADAEEAWLLQVMKGKHYCAKRVDDDEVAFIPNHYTIRHVVPGEEGVLMSRGFIEMGEKKGWLTGKNDCFDFARTVQDRSSVNLRGNLYRHRHALSRITGIDWSEEEDLPFSVEPRRPMDVKDVMGVLRDHYEGSPDDVRGKWDSSPHYTEIRRICTGTTLGALVVRFRDRPELNTLWTSTGRPCTSPFVPWYGGVLGMPQEFLVEDHESSLKRHFHFTPKDMAYDPSIPWWEIQQFQSLLDGQFDDSFETVKSHVEEVEKNWIDEDDVIAEKARSLMDKDREEALLILTGETAKKARQSMDVVRYMAGRLPRTELSTDSKRITYKSREEEITLFLKYDGHPVEKRLVFGQGMQSPESWATAIRGSLRRRDSDWEVSFRVRELTEKCTPCYSDFWLYGEDDSGNPIVGSVVIDVVEMEKDR, from the coding sequence TTGATCTCTTTCGGCATAGCCCTTTTACTCGTCGCAGCTTCGCTGTTTCTTATACCTACAAAAGCCCGAGGCTGTACCTGCATCGTGGCGGGGAAAAACGCATCCGCCACCGGCAGGGTTTTGGTGGGACACAACGAGGACGACTCGGGAAGATGCGTCATGGCCCACCACCTGGTACCTCCTGTCGACAGGCCCGTGGGAACAGCAACTTCCTTCGAACCCTGTTCCGCCTCGATAGACCGCTCCGGAAGATCTCTGGGATACATATGGTCTCAGGCCCGTTCGGTACCGGCCCTGTCCGGGGCGGACTGTTTCCTGAACGAGAAAGGGGTCTTCGTCGCGAGCGACAGCTGCCGGCATTCCAGACAGGATAACGAACCGGATCTGTCAAACGGAGGCCTGGTATACGGACTCAGAATATCCATAGCTGAAAGGGCCCGATCGGCCCGTGATGGGGTCAAAATAGCGGCGGATCTCATCGAACGATACGGATACGACAACACCGGCAGATGCTACATAATAGCCGACGCCGAGGAAGCCTGGCTCCTACAGGTCATGAAGGGGAAACACTACTGCGCCAAGAGGGTGGACGACGACGAGGTAGCCTTCATACCGAACCACTACACCATAAGACACGTCGTCCCGGGAGAAGAAGGGGTTCTTATGTCCCGAGGATTTATCGAAATGGGCGAAAAAAAGGGATGGCTGACGGGAAAGAACGACTGTTTCGACTTCGCCAGGACGGTACAGGACCGCAGCAGTGTAAACCTTCGAGGGAACCTGTACAGACACAGACACGCCCTGTCTCGGATAACCGGAATCGACTGGAGCGAAGAAGAGGACCTTCCCTTCTCGGTCGAACCGAGACGTCCCATGGACGTCAAGGACGTCATGGGGGTCCTCAGGGACCACTACGAAGGAAGCCCCGACGACGTCAGAGGAAAATGGGACAGCTCGCCCCACTACACAGAGATCCGCCGGATATGCACCGGCACCACATTAGGAGCCCTGGTGGTCCGGTTCAGAGACCGCCCGGAGCTCAACACCCTCTGGACCTCCACCGGGAGACCTTGCACGTCTCCATTCGTTCCCTGGTACGGAGGGGTTCTAGGTATGCCCCAGGAGTTTTTGGTCGAGGATCACGAGAGCTCTCTGAAGAGACACTTTCACTTCACCCCTAAGGACATGGCCTACGACCCTTCCATACCTTGGTGGGAGATACAGCAATTTCAGTCGCTCCTGGACGGCCAGTTCGACGACAGCTTCGAGACGGTGAAAAGTCACGTCGAAGAGGTGGAGAAAAACTGGATCGACGAGGACGACGTAATAGCGGAAAAGGCCCGATCCCTCATGGACAAGGACAGGGAAGAGGCTTTGCTGATACTGACCGGCGAGACCGCGAAAAAGGCGAGACAGTCGATGGACGTGGTCCGCTACATGGCAGGCAGACTCCCCAGAACGGAGCTATCGACCGACTCGAAAAGGATCACCTACAAATCGAGAGAAGAGGAGATAACCCTTTTCCTCAAATACGACGGCCACCCCGTCGAGAAAAGACTCGTTTTCGGTCAGGGAATGCAGTCCCCCGAAAGCTGGGCTACTGCGATAAGAGGCTCCCTCAGGAGGAGGGACTCGGACTGGGAGGTCTCCTTCAGGGTGAGGGAACTCACGGAAAAGTGCACTCCCTGCTACAGCGACTTCTGGCTCTACGGAGAGGACGACTCGGGCAACCCCATCGTTGGTAGTGTAGTCATAGACGTGGTCGAAATGGAAAAAGATAGATAA
- a CDS encoding methyl-accepting chemotaxis protein, protein MTVRAKFISMTVTVMIVVLSMTAITYRRSREILSEQVLEVGEETLKTSLVTLEEYTEKIINVVENSSLWVSRVWGNQSDRTQAGMEDHMASILGLNGKLGIFTVYFGFEEDGGFSDGLREKAGDDYDPREREWYVKGKKGGGRVAITEPYRDAYTGKALFSVSQAVRDGSGKTLGVVAADVEMDAMTEFVKGIKILGRGRTFLLSPAGTIIVGPDEKDSMKTNLLNKDGQDSSMAAMASDMIAGRSGVMEVTEEGERYRAFYGPVSSGLSLAILYPLSAVTEIVRGLTSILLLVSALALAIIVGITFVTYRGIDRPLKAVAAMAGSVGDGDLSVDPKTIGYMARDSLGDMIEALSNMVGSLRETISSLSLESDKVAESAGGLRLLSDNSSHDAESVLQAITEISALAEGNSAALEETNAGVEEVSSSTTITADSATKGAESTAIAMETSRDAAKRVDKIIQSIGDVGEKTKYTVDTMTSLSRSVQEVTGFIDTINAIADQTNLLALNAAIEAARAGEAGRGFAVVAEEVRKLAEESAGASQKIGGLIEELRDQTERTVQHAQESGDVMDRTLEDADEAKRGLDEVLKQVDLVNEAMQNIAAAAEEQAASAGEMANAVDQAAQSTEDMAVKVSSVKDGADRTADVAENVAKEAELLSNLSGEIQSQLGRFSLGNEKAVAKLKEDI, encoded by the coding sequence TTGACCGTAAGAGCTAAGTTTATATCCATGACAGTGACGGTTATGATAGTGGTTTTATCCATGACCGCCATTACATACAGGAGGAGCAGAGAAATTCTTTCCGAGCAGGTCTTAGAGGTAGGAGAAGAAACCCTGAAGACCTCTTTGGTTACTCTGGAGGAATACACCGAGAAGATAATAAACGTCGTGGAAAACTCCTCCCTGTGGGTAAGCCGAGTTTGGGGAAATCAATCTGACAGGACTCAGGCTGGAATGGAGGACCATATGGCCTCGATTCTGGGGTTAAACGGTAAACTAGGTATATTTACCGTTTATTTTGGTTTTGAAGAGGACGGAGGGTTTTCCGACGGTCTCAGAGAGAAGGCCGGAGATGACTACGATCCGAGGGAAAGAGAGTGGTACGTTAAGGGCAAGAAGGGGGGTGGTCGAGTGGCGATTACCGAACCCTATCGGGATGCCTACACGGGCAAGGCCCTTTTTTCCGTGTCTCAGGCTGTTAGAGATGGATCTGGAAAGACTCTAGGCGTGGTGGCTGCAGACGTCGAGATGGACGCAATGACAGAGTTCGTGAAGGGAATAAAGATCCTCGGCAGAGGACGAACTTTTCTTTTGAGTCCTGCCGGAACCATAATAGTGGGGCCCGATGAAAAGGATTCCATGAAGACCAATCTATTGAACAAGGACGGTCAGGATTCCTCTATGGCGGCCATGGCCTCCGATATGATAGCCGGTCGGTCCGGTGTGATGGAAGTAACGGAGGAAGGGGAGAGGTACAGGGCTTTCTATGGGCCCGTATCCTCCGGGTTGTCTCTGGCTATTCTCTATCCTCTTTCGGCCGTCACGGAAATAGTAAGGGGACTTACCTCGATCCTTCTGTTGGTATCGGCCCTGGCGTTGGCCATAATCGTCGGGATAACCTTCGTGACCTATAGGGGGATCGACCGTCCCCTTAAGGCCGTGGCGGCCATGGCCGGATCCGTCGGGGATGGAGATCTTTCGGTCGATCCCAAGACGATAGGCTATATGGCCAGGGATTCTTTGGGGGATATGATAGAGGCTCTTTCCAATATGGTGGGGTCTTTGAGGGAGACCATCTCTTCTCTGAGTTTAGAGAGCGATAAAGTGGCCGAGAGCGCCGGAGGATTAAGGCTCCTAAGCGACAATTCCAGTCACGATGCGGAATCAGTGTTACAGGCCATAACGGAGATCTCCGCCTTGGCGGAGGGCAACTCGGCAGCTTTGGAGGAGACGAACGCCGGAGTGGAAGAGGTCTCTTCAAGCACGACGATCACCGCCGATTCCGCCACCAAGGGAGCGGAATCCACCGCTATCGCCATGGAGACCTCCAGGGATGCGGCTAAAAGGGTCGATAAGATTATCCAAAGCATCGGCGACGTAGGCGAGAAGACGAAGTATACGGTGGATACCATGACCAGCCTCAGTAGATCCGTGCAGGAGGTGACCGGTTTTATCGACACGATAAATGCCATAGCGGATCAGACGAATCTGTTGGCTCTGAACGCCGCCATAGAGGCTGCCAGGGCCGGAGAGGCTGGCAGGGGCTTCGCGGTGGTGGCCGAGGAGGTCCGCAAGTTGGCGGAGGAGTCTGCCGGTGCATCCCAAAAAATAGGTGGGCTTATAGAGGAACTTCGTGATCAGACGGAGCGAACCGTTCAGCATGCCCAGGAATCCGGAGATGTGATGGACAGAACTCTGGAGGATGCCGACGAAGCCAAGCGAGGACTCGACGAGGTGTTGAAACAGGTCGATCTGGTCAACGAGGCCATGCAGAATATAGCGGCCGCTGCGGAAGAACAGGCAGCTTCCGCCGGGGAGATGGCCAATGCGGTGGATCAAGCTGCCCAGTCCACGGAGGACATGGCCGTTAAGGTCTCTTCGGTGAAAGATGGAGCCGACAGGACCGCCGATGTGGCGGAAAACGTGGCGAAGGAGGCAGAGTTGCTGTCTAATCTGTCCGGCGAGATTCAATCTCAATTAGGCAGGTTCTCTCTGGGGAACGAAAAAGCGGTGGCTAAATTGAAAGAGGATATATAG
- the grdA gene encoding glycine/sarcosine/betaine reductase complex selenoprotein A, whose amino-acid sequence MGKLAGKKLILLGERDGVPAPAMEACFKNSGAEVIFSVTECFVUTAAGAMDLQNQQRVKDAAEKYNPEDIVVILGSSDAEGAEIYAETVCNGDPTYAGPLAGVQLGLAVYDIFDQEIRDEADPEEWENQISMMEMVLEPEALAEAVKGMRDQFSKFSL is encoded by the coding sequence ATGGGCAAATTGGCCGGAAAGAAACTTATCCTCCTCGGCGAGCGTGACGGTGTTCCCGCACCTGCCATGGAGGCGTGTTTCAAGAACAGTGGAGCCGAGGTGATCTTCTCCGTCACCGAGTGCTTCGTCTGAACGGCGGCTGGAGCGATGGACCTGCAGAATCAGCAGCGCGTCAAAGACGCTGCTGAGAAGTACAACCCCGAGGATATCGTGGTTATACTGGGTTCCTCCGATGCGGAAGGCGCAGAGATTTACGCCGAGACCGTGTGTAACGGAGACCCCACCTACGCAGGACCACTCGCCGGCGTCCAGTTAGGACTAGCCGTCTACGACATTTTCGATCAGGAAATCCGCGATGAGGCGGATCCGGAGGAATGGGAGAACCAGATCAGCATGATGGAAATGGTTCTCGAGCCCGAGGCTTTGGCTGAAGCCGTAAAGGGCATGAGAGATCAGTTCTCTAAGTTCAGCCTGTAA
- a CDS encoding YbaK/EbsC family protein, producing the protein MLKSSELLAPRGKTPSKLKDGGVIAMVKAGFAMWNPNAHAVMRLPMGEYMDRRLEDYLVEGLASWSPQRIHCPVPEGALAIAVRHIKRSVQLPALFLQRRGDDLELQGYCLDEEEGASMAISVFRALGIALAEVGLAVRRWDETVRQGTRCRLIRDGERGDLSLLDGLGCSCGWRGAASSPMEFGGAPVEDEAELARVHTPGVGTIDSLCDFLSLSPEKTVKTMCFSDRDGKGVIALIRGDRSVSLDKLSAAAGADLHPSSDDELRDLLGNLVGYLGPIGLPEGIVLFADRSVEGISWAVVGANERDYHLTGARWGRDFSAPVADIAAMEPGDMCPLCGAPLFEASVTPLATLELWNELADSEPSLTYVDEERKRARPFCWTIRVHMISLEGAMFDLSSLPDVVSPLEVSIRFEREEDEARAVSIGMKLESEGLSVLLDDEGGKLSKGTFPFPWDIAIVEEGVELRRPDGETESKDEDGVVGEILKKRPQKNVIGGYKKTPFRL; encoded by the coding sequence TTGTTGAAGTCCAGCGAACTGTTGGCGCCTAGAGGAAAGACCCCGTCCAAACTTAAAGACGGAGGCGTAATAGCCATGGTGAAGGCCGGATTCGCCATGTGGAACCCCAACGCCCACGCGGTGATGAGGCTTCCTATGGGAGAGTATATGGACAGGCGGCTTGAGGATTACCTCGTAGAGGGCCTCGCTTCCTGGTCCCCTCAGAGAATCCATTGCCCCGTGCCGGAAGGGGCTTTGGCTATAGCGGTGCGTCACATAAAGAGATCGGTCCAGCTGCCGGCGTTGTTCCTCCAGAGGCGGGGAGACGATCTGGAACTGCAGGGTTACTGTCTCGACGAAGAAGAGGGTGCCTCCATGGCTATCTCCGTCTTCAGGGCCCTGGGAATCGCCCTGGCCGAGGTCGGGCTTGCCGTCAGACGATGGGACGAGACCGTCCGTCAGGGAACGAGGTGTCGTCTGATCCGTGACGGTGAGAGAGGCGATCTCTCCCTGCTTGATGGACTGGGATGTTCCTGCGGCTGGAGAGGGGCTGCCTCCTCCCCTATGGAGTTCGGAGGGGCTCCCGTCGAAGACGAGGCCGAGCTCGCCAGGGTCCATACCCCCGGGGTCGGCACCATAGATTCTCTATGCGATTTTCTGTCCCTGTCGCCGGAGAAGACCGTCAAGACCATGTGTTTCTCCGATCGGGACGGCAAGGGCGTAATCGCTCTTATAAGGGGGGACAGGTCGGTCTCTCTGGACAAGCTGTCCGCCGCTGCCGGTGCGGATCTGCATCCGTCGTCGGACGACGAGCTTCGGGATCTCCTTGGAAACCTGGTCGGGTACCTAGGTCCCATCGGGCTCCCCGAGGGAATCGTCCTGTTTGCGGACAGATCGGTGGAGGGAATCTCATGGGCGGTCGTGGGGGCCAACGAGAGGGATTACCATCTCACCGGCGCCAGGTGGGGGAGGGATTTCTCTGCTCCCGTGGCGGACATTGCTGCGATGGAGCCCGGGGATATGTGTCCTCTCTGTGGTGCCCCTCTTTTCGAGGCGTCGGTAACCCCTTTGGCGACGTTGGAGCTTTGGAACGAGCTCGCCGATTCGGAACCTTCCCTTACCTACGTGGACGAGGAGAGGAAGAGGGCCAGGCCGTTTTGCTGGACCATTAGGGTACACATGATCTCCTTGGAGGGGGCCATGTTCGATCTTTCCTCTTTGCCCGATGTAGTCTCGCCCTTGGAGGTCTCGATCCGCTTCGAAAGAGAGGAGGACGAGGCTCGGGCTGTGTCGATTGGAATGAAGCTCGAATCGGAGGGGCTATCGGTCTTGCTCGACGATGAAGGCGGGAAGCTCTCGAAGGGAACTTTCCCTTTCCCGTGGGATATCGCCATCGTGGAAGAGGGCGTGGAGCTTCGCCGTCCCGACGGAGAAACGGAGAGCAAGGACGAGGACGGTGTAGTAGGGGAAATACTTAAAAAACGGCCCCAGAAAAACGTAATAGGGGGATACAAAAAAACACCTTTTCGGTTATAA
- a CDS encoding P1 family peptidase, producing MVRAREMGIEIGFMPIGPKNSIGDVQGVSVGHVTLDDGPVKTGVTAIIPGPGNTFRHKFPAGCHVINGFGKSVGLVQMEELGTLETPIVLTNTLSVGDCVRGLVDEMLALDEGIGDTTGTVNSVVCECNDGFLNDIRGLNVNPRHVGEAVRSASPDFSMGDVGAGKGMSCYQLKGGIGSSSRLVDLDGVRYTVGVLVLSNFGEMRDLSIDGIKVGKAIFREAPPERLKEQGSIIAIVATDAPMTSRQLKRLCKRASVGIVRTGAYIGNGSGEIALAFSTAYRIPHEGVKPVEVSPVSDNLANRFFRAVVEATEESVIDSMLLSSPVEGREGRKRRSLAEFKEHIVGGYERC from the coding sequence ATGGTAAGAGCCAGGGAGATGGGAATAGAGATCGGTTTTATGCCAATCGGTCCGAAAAACTCCATAGGCGATGTCCAGGGAGTATCGGTGGGGCACGTCACCTTGGACGACGGACCGGTGAAGACCGGGGTAACGGCGATAATACCGGGACCGGGAAATACCTTCAGACACAAGTTCCCCGCCGGTTGCCACGTCATAAACGGGTTCGGAAAGTCGGTGGGACTAGTCCAGATGGAGGAACTGGGAACCCTGGAGACCCCGATCGTGCTGACCAACACCCTTTCGGTGGGAGACTGCGTCAGAGGGCTGGTCGACGAGATGCTGGCCTTGGACGAGGGGATCGGAGACACCACAGGAACGGTAAATTCGGTGGTGTGTGAGTGTAACGACGGTTTTCTGAACGATATAAGAGGGCTTAACGTTAACCCCCGACATGTAGGAGAGGCAGTTAGATCTGCCTCGCCGGATTTCTCCATGGGAGACGTCGGAGCGGGCAAGGGCATGTCCTGCTATCAGCTCAAGGGGGGCATCGGGAGCTCTTCCCGTCTGGTGGATCTGGACGGGGTCCGCTACACCGTGGGAGTGTTGGTGCTCTCGAATTTCGGCGAGATGAGAGACCTGTCGATCGACGGGATCAAGGTGGGGAAGGCTATTTTCCGGGAGGCTCCTCCGGAGAGACTGAAGGAACAGGGATCGATAATAGCGATCGTCGCCACCGATGCTCCCATGACCTCCAGACAACTTAAGCGACTCTGCAAGAGGGCGTCGGTGGGCATAGTCAGGACCGGTGCCTACATCGGAAACGGGAGCGGAGAGATCGCATTGGCCTTCTCTACGGCTTACAGGATACCCCACGAAGGGGTGAAACCGGTCGAGGTCTCCCCTGTCAGCGATAACTTGGCGAACCGCTTCTTCCGGGCCGTAGTGGAGGCTACGGAGGAATCTGTGATCGACTCCATGCTCCTCTCTTCCCCGGTTGAGGGACGGGAGGGCAGGAAGAGGAGAAGCCTGGCCGAGTTCAAAGAACACATAGTCGGGGGGTATGAACGTTGTTGA
- the xth gene encoding exodeoxyribonuclease III, producing MSWTIATFNVNSVRSRLPVLERWLNDSKVDVLCLQETKARDEDFPLQAFVDMGYFVAFRGQKSYNGVAIASLEEPDEIVYGLDDGKEPVFDTRALSVRFGDIWVMNTYVPQGKSIDHDDYLMKQEFLRRTQTTISDRISDGKRVLWVGDMNVAPEEKDVANPKNKTNHVCFHRDIRDLFGAVCQGLVDVFRSHRPEEGEFSFWDYRVKNALDRNIGWRIDHILASPDLARLSSDSWVYRDPRGWEKPSDHTPVLASFDL from the coding sequence GTGTCCTGGACCATAGCGACCTTCAACGTCAACTCGGTGAGAAGCCGACTTCCCGTTTTGGAGAGATGGCTCAATGATAGCAAAGTGGACGTCCTGTGTCTTCAGGAAACCAAGGCGAGGGACGAGGATTTTCCTCTCCAGGCCTTCGTGGACATGGGGTACTTTGTGGCCTTCAGAGGCCAGAAAAGCTACAACGGCGTGGCGATCGCCTCCCTGGAGGAGCCGGACGAAATAGTCTACGGTCTCGACGACGGAAAGGAACCTGTCTTCGACACAAGGGCTCTGTCGGTTCGCTTCGGCGATATCTGGGTTATGAACACCTACGTTCCTCAGGGAAAATCCATCGATCACGACGATTATCTGATGAAACAGGAGTTTCTGAGACGGACCCAGACGACCATCTCCGACCGTATCTCCGACGGCAAGAGGGTCCTGTGGGTGGGGGATATGAACGTAGCTCCGGAGGAAAAGGACGTCGCCAACCCCAAGAACAAGACGAATCATGTATGCTTTCACAGGGATATCAGGGACCTCTTCGGGGCCGTCTGTCAGGGGCTGGTGGACGTTTTCCGGTCCCATCGGCCGGAGGAAGGGGAGTTTTCCTTCTGGGACTATCGGGTTAAGAACGCCCTGGACAGAAACATCGGCTGGAGGATAGATCATATCCTGGCTTCTCCCGATCTGGCCAGGTTATCGTCGGACAGCTGGGTATATCGGGACCCTCGAGGTTGGGAAAAACCCTCGGATCACACGCCGGTATTGGCCTCTTTCGACCTTTAG
- a CDS encoding potassium channel family protein, whose amino-acid sequence MKIQRQSRYLLGWISGVTLTGILGMRFFLGLSWVDSIFYTATTVSTVGYGAPPGVNDSDKLFLAILIAASLGTVGYAIGIVSQNFFTMHIRASLGKGHDRRIKRMDNHWIICGLGRYGRQVAAMLRHEEVPFSVIESKEEVVLEARDQGYLMVQGDASEEDALLNAGVERAKGLIVTLDSDAQTVYVALTARALNRDIHIVARASDTKSVSVLTKAGVNRVVNPVIAGSASLVRASLKPSVADLLDLVVMSRKLDLDFSTVTVEKGSSLAGKTLMELDFRNAYDVTVLAILGANDAPVYNPTGGQTIKGGDRIMVFGERHRIASLREALGKLAT is encoded by the coding sequence ATGAAGATACAAAGACAGAGTCGCTACCTTTTGGGCTGGATATCGGGAGTGACCTTGACGGGGATACTGGGAATGAGGTTTTTTCTTGGCCTGTCGTGGGTGGACTCGATCTTCTATACCGCCACCACAGTCTCCACCGTGGGATACGGAGCCCCTCCGGGAGTGAACGACTCGGACAAGCTTTTTCTCGCTATTCTCATCGCCGCCAGTCTGGGGACGGTGGGATACGCCATAGGCATAGTCAGCCAGAATTTCTTCACCATGCACATAAGGGCCTCCCTGGGCAAGGGACACGACAGGAGGATAAAAAGGATGGACAATCACTGGATAATATGCGGACTGGGAAGATACGGTCGACAGGTGGCGGCGATGCTGCGACACGAGGAAGTGCCCTTCTCCGTAATAGAGAGCAAAGAGGAGGTGGTCCTGGAGGCCAGGGATCAGGGGTATCTCATGGTACAGGGCGACGCCAGCGAGGAGGACGCGCTGCTCAACGCCGGGGTCGAGAGAGCCAAGGGACTTATCGTCACCCTCGACAGCGACGCCCAGACGGTGTACGTCGCACTGACCGCCAGAGCCCTCAACAGGGATATCCACATAGTGGCCCGAGCCAGCGACACTAAATCCGTATCGGTTCTGACCAAGGCAGGGGTCAACAGGGTGGTCAACCCGGTGATAGCGGGATCGGCTTCTCTGGTCCGAGCCTCGCTCAAACCCTCTGTCGCGGATCTTCTGGACCTGGTGGTCATGTCGAGAAAACTGGACCTCGACTTCTCCACCGTGACGGTGGAAAAAGGGTCCTCCCTGGCGGGGAAGACCCTTATGGAACTCGACTTCAGAAACGCTTACGACGTCACGGTCCTTGCCATACTAGGCGCCAACGACGCCCCGGTGTACAACCCAACGGGAGGTCAGACCATAAAGGGCGGCGACAGGATAATGGTCTTCGGAGAAAGACATCGTATAGCGTCTCTAAGGGAAGCCCTCGGGAAACTGGCTACCTAA
- a CDS encoding 2-hydroxyacid dehydrogenase: protein MSGRIGITFGPDGVSEKVERILKGREVVWLKDLAEEDRPGELEKCDLLLCQFLTSKELSDGEWAALRKVPAVQTVSAGVDQVPMDRLGDDTDLYANVGGWAPPIAEHVLAMALCCSRRLVQQTRDLSDGTFGFMGYGLKTLKDKVALIVGYGGIGRETASVLSRFGMEVQGLGRRRPEDSLLSRGWTMSGLRDALGQADLVVLALPLTKETDGLFDDDVLASMKDDAILVNIARAAIVDEGALYRRLKSSPDFFAAFDVWWNEPRDGGVFSTDEPLMELPNLVGSSHNSNQTETAPGEALEIALENCLRILDGDGPSGLVRKDEYLC from the coding sequence ATGTCCGGCAGGATAGGGATAACCTTCGGACCCGACGGGGTATCGGAGAAGGTGGAGAGGATACTTAAAGGCAGAGAGGTCGTTTGGTTGAAGGACCTCGCCGAGGAAGACAGGCCGGGAGAGCTTGAAAAATGCGATCTTCTTCTCTGTCAGTTTCTCACTTCAAAGGAGTTGTCCGATGGGGAATGGGCGGCTCTGAGGAAGGTTCCTGCGGTCCAGACGGTTTCGGCCGGGGTGGACCAGGTTCCGATGGATCGTCTGGGCGACGATACCGATCTCTACGCCAACGTGGGCGGTTGGGCTCCTCCCATAGCGGAGCACGTCCTTGCTATGGCCCTGTGTTGCTCCAGGAGGCTGGTCCAGCAGACCAGGGACCTGTCGGATGGGACGTTCGGTTTTATGGGATACGGGCTTAAAACACTGAAGGACAAGGTTGCCCTCATAGTGGGCTATGGTGGAATCGGCAGGGAAACAGCGTCGGTATTGTCTCGGTTCGGAATGGAGGTCCAAGGTCTGGGGAGGCGTAGGCCGGAGGATTCCCTTCTCAGCAGGGGCTGGACCATGTCGGGGCTCAGGGATGCTCTAGGACAGGCCGATCTGGTGGTCCTGGCGCTTCCTCTGACCAAGGAGACCGATGGTCTTTTCGACGACGATGTCCTGGCTTCCATGAAGGACGACGCAATTTTGGTAAACATAGCCAGGGCCGCCATCGTGGACGAAGGGGCTCTCTATCGCAGACTGAAGAGCAGCCCCGATTTCTTCGCCGCTTTTGACGTCTGGTGGAACGAGCCCAGAGACGGAGGGGTCTTCTCCACCGATGAACCGCTGATGGAGTTGCCGAATCTTGTGGGCTCGTCTCACAACTCGAACCAGACCGAGACGGCTCCCGGCGAGGCATTGGAGATAGCTCTTGAGAACTGCCTAAGGATCCTGGACGGAGATGGACCTTCCGGACTGGTCCGAAAGGACGAGTATCTCTGTTAG
- a CDS encoding ferritin-like domain-containing protein, whose product MKMKEALELAIHAEIEAGEFYRAWAENADKDYLKKELEDLAIWEGEHEEGLKKLYLQEFGVAFERDPSTVVEPELKVQTKDFGDVTSLLRIASAAYLSEMRAAELYERMAEGSTGEAKDIFVKLKKMEESHMDLAKKRYMSIREDVVGFKAF is encoded by the coding sequence ATGAAGATGAAAGAAGCACTGGAGCTAGCTATCCACGCGGAGATAGAGGCCGGAGAGTTCTACAGGGCCTGGGCGGAGAACGCCGACAAGGATTACCTTAAAAAAGAACTCGAAGACCTGGCTATATGGGAAGGAGAGCACGAAGAGGGGCTCAAGAAACTGTACCTACAGGAATTCGGGGTCGCTTTCGAGAGGGATCCGTCCACTGTGGTTGAACCGGAACTGAAGGTCCAGACAAAGGACTTCGGCGACGTCACCAGTCTTCTCAGGATAGCCTCCGCCGCCTATCTGTCCGAGATGCGCGCAGCCGAGCTATACGAAAGGATGGCGGAGGGCTCCACCGGAGAGGCCAAGGACATCTTCGTCAAGCTCAAGAAGATGGAGGAAAGCCACATGGACCTGGCCAAGAAAAGGTATATGAGCATAAGGGAGGACGTCGTGGGCTTCAAGGCCTTCTGA